A stretch of Gymnodinialimonas phycosphaerae DNA encodes these proteins:
- a CDS encoding helix-turn-helix domain-containing protein, with protein sequence MFKIDTYIAPDEAFHFARKTLPDTPPVLEHTHDYFELFLVEHGQLHHWINGLEERLEIGQLVFVRPGDRHALQSAPGTGGRILNVMFRKATARHLGDRYRDETEGRFFWSWSEFPHSLRLAGPQLERAVNAMLTLQTSHRSLAKIEHFLLAMITHVLDATASAEDRAPSWLVRAAHAARDPRVFRQGSDGFIEVAGRSQEHVCRATRRHLGLSPTQYINRIRMQHAAMLLAGTGRPVSEVAEEVGLENLSYFHKLFRLQYGTTPRSYRERHTRRATLIDR encoded by the coding sequence GTGTTCAAAATTGACACCTACATCGCGCCGGACGAGGCATTTCATTTCGCCCGCAAGACCCTGCCCGACACCCCGCCCGTTCTGGAACACACCCATGATTATTTTGAGTTGTTCCTGGTCGAGCACGGTCAATTGCATCACTGGATCAACGGCTTGGAAGAGCGGTTGGAGATCGGTCAATTGGTCTTTGTCCGCCCCGGCGACCGGCACGCCTTGCAGTCCGCACCCGGCACGGGCGGCCGCATCCTCAACGTGATGTTCCGCAAAGCCACCGCCCGCCACCTTGGCGATCGTTATCGCGACGAAACCGAAGGCCGCTTCTTCTGGTCATGGTCGGAATTCCCCCACAGCCTGCGTCTTGCGGGGCCGCAACTTGAACGGGCCGTCAACGCCATGCTGACCCTTCAGACAAGCCACCGGAGCCTTGCGAAGATCGAACACTTCCTGCTGGCGATGATTACCCATGTCCTCGATGCGACCGCCTCGGCCGAAGACCGCGCGCCAAGCTGGCTGGTTCGGGCCGCCCATGCGGCGCGCGATCCAAGGGTGTTCCGGCAAGGCTCGGACGGATTTATCGAAGTGGCAGGCCGCAGCCAGGAACATGTCTGCCGGGCGACCCGGCGCCATCTGGGGCTGTCGCCGACCCAGTATATCAACCGCATTCGAATGCAACATGCCGCGATGTTGCTGGCGGGAACCGGGCGCCCCGTGTCCGAGGTCGCCGAAGAAGTCGGGCTGGAAAACCTGAGCTACTTTCACAAATTGTTCCGCCTGCAATACGGCACTACCCCCCGCAGCTACAGAGAGCGTCACACACGCAGGGCAACCCTGATTGACCGGTAG
- a CDS encoding phytanoyl-CoA dioxygenase family protein, with amino-acid sequence MDTATRTAVDLGFAPVPERPCKRLTREEVAQYNREGFVQPFAVFPPDEIAAIRAYFDTLMAALGPAGAYGINCYQARMAGIWDIATDPRILDLVEDITGPDIICWASAILSKAPNDPKRVPWHQDASFWQLSPARTVTVWLAIDDADAENSAMRFLPRTHDKGIIKTSATDESAVFHKGIADAERFGAPFVNALKAGQASLHADMLVHGSEPNTSDRRRCGLTLRYCPADVRITDPEWARGVEAILCRGTDSHGHWTHHPRPDNDDITATSSPHVVGNN; translated from the coding sequence ATGGACACTGCAACACGCACCGCCGTGGACCTTGGGTTTGCTCCGGTGCCGGAAAGGCCATGCAAGCGCCTGACGCGCGAGGAGGTGGCCCAGTATAATCGCGAGGGCTTCGTGCAGCCCTTCGCCGTCTTTCCCCCCGATGAAATCGCCGCGATCCGCGCCTATTTCGATACGCTGATGGCGGCGCTTGGCCCGGCGGGGGCCTACGGCATCAACTGTTATCAGGCGCGCATGGCGGGGATCTGGGACATCGCGACCGATCCGCGGATCCTGGATCTGGTGGAGGATATAACGGGCCCCGACATCATCTGTTGGGCCAGCGCGATCTTGTCGAAAGCCCCCAATGATCCCAAGCGCGTGCCCTGGCACCAGGATGCGAGTTTCTGGCAGTTGAGCCCGGCGCGTACGGTCACGGTCTGGTTGGCCATTGACGATGCGGACGCAGAGAATTCGGCCATGCGGTTCCTTCCCCGCACCCATGACAAGGGCATTATTAAGACCAGTGCAACGGACGAGAGCGCGGTGTTTCACAAGGGTATTGCCGACGCCGAGCGCTTTGGCGCGCCGTTCGTGAATGCGCTTAAGGCGGGACAGGCCTCGTTGCATGCGGATATGCTGGTGCATGGGTCCGAGCCCAATACCTCGGACCGGCGGCGCTGTGGGCTGACCCTGCGCTATTGCCCCGCCGATGTGCGGATCACCGACCCCGAATGGGCGCGGGGCGTAGAGGCGATCCTGTGCCGGGGTACGGATAGCCACGGCCATTGGACCCACCACCCCCGACCCGACAACGATGATATCACGGCAACGTCCAGCCCCCATGTCGTGGGGAACAACTAG
- a CDS encoding MBL fold metallo-hydrolase, which translates to MRYRKEMQITWFGHAAFKLTDANGLSVITDPYTPEGVGYPPIREGADVVVISSDDDSAHCRADLIADGPTGGAPEVVNALQVAQGSGETTARGLHIRAIEAAEWDQHPEHAVPGQNGMYRFEMDGLKIAHMGDVGNPLTPAQQDFFEDTDVLLALAGGYLTIELPDLMEMIHRVKPKLVIPMHFRTLTYRPRNTMWIESFLAHFREDQVDFALDHTIDITTDALTDRTRVLVMDYLR; encoded by the coding sequence ATGAGGTACCGTAAAGAGATGCAGATCACCTGGTTCGGGCACGCCGCCTTCAAGTTGACGGACGCCAATGGCCTGTCCGTCATCACCGATCCCTATACGCCGGAAGGCGTCGGCTACCCGCCGATCCGCGAGGGGGCGGATGTGGTCGTGATATCTTCGGACGATGACAGCGCCCATTGCCGCGCCGACCTGATCGCGGATGGTCCCACTGGCGGCGCGCCGGAGGTCGTCAACGCCTTGCAGGTCGCGCAGGGCAGCGGTGAGACGACCGCCAGGGGCCTGCACATTCGCGCCATCGAGGCGGCAGAGTGGGATCAGCACCCCGAACACGCGGTACCGGGCCAGAACGGCATGTATCGCTTCGAGATGGACGGGTTGAAAATCGCCCACATGGGCGATGTCGGAAACCCTCTGACCCCGGCGCAGCAGGATTTCTTCGAGGACACGGACGTGCTCCTGGCGCTGGCGGGCGGGTATCTGACCATCGAATTGCCGGACCTGATGGAGATGATCCACCGGGTGAAGCCGAAACTGGTCATCCCGATGCATTTCCGCACGCTCACCTACCGGCCGCGCAACACGATGTGGATCGAGAGCTTTCTGGCGCATTTCCGCGAGGACCAGGTGGATTTCGCGCTCGACCATACCATCGATATCACAACCGATGCCCTGACCGACCGCACCCGCGTGTTGGTGATGGACTACCTGAGATAA
- a CDS encoding ABC transporter substrate-binding protein has product MIRRTTLLLGSAAIALAMTTPTFAQDVAREDTVIFDIDRTIQDPENFNWMTDGSGIRRMQGAHQTMWEPLFILNFETGELEPWLASGFEVSDDQTEFTVTLRDGVTWSDGEAFDADDVVFSVQMAMDNEELTAREAATVRGQVASVEAVDAMTVRFTLNAPNPRFIVENFGTRVFGSFLVMPEHIWSAAEDPATFTFYPPIGTGPYTLESIATNRAIWTRRDSWWGAETGFMDMPEPLRVVFLESGGEESRAQLIAANEMDAAQSVSVGTFEAIQGRNPNVISWVDGYPFSAADPCARQLEINTTVAPWDNAAMRRAVAMIIDRTQIVNIAAEGATTASRTMFADYGSMAPFIDAIVEAGLELPATADVEGAQALIEGEGWVRNGDYYEKDGEVLSVSIHVNSASTEYTRTIDMIVEQLQRAGIDARSVPVENSVFWGEILPFGAYEMSYSWLSCGSVNEPWTSMARYTVADVVPAGERSPGFNNTSRWTGPEAEAYSAIVNDMAAMPLGDSAVPGMVAEAYGHLSEGMPFIPLVQAFKLLPMNTTYWEGWPTAENNYNHPFFWWGSGHQIIHNLTAAE; this is encoded by the coding sequence ATGATCCGCAGAACCACGTTACTTTTGGGCAGTGCCGCCATCGCGCTTGCGATGACAACGCCCACCTTCGCGCAGGACGTCGCGCGCGAGGATACGGTGATTTTCGACATCGACCGGACAATCCAGGACCCCGAGAACTTCAACTGGATGACGGACGGGTCGGGCATCCGGCGGATGCAGGGCGCGCATCAGACGATGTGGGAGCCGCTGTTCATCCTCAACTTCGAGACCGGCGAGCTGGAGCCTTGGCTGGCCTCGGGTTTCGAGGTGAGCGACGATCAGACCGAATTCACCGTCACCCTGCGCGACGGTGTCACGTGGTCCGATGGCGAAGCCTTCGACGCCGACGACGTGGTGTTTTCGGTCCAGATGGCGATGGACAACGAGGAACTGACGGCGCGGGAGGCCGCGACAGTGCGCGGGCAGGTCGCTAGCGTCGAGGCGGTGGACGCAATGACCGTGCGCTTCACGCTGAACGCGCCCAATCCGCGTTTCATCGTCGAGAATTTCGGCACCCGCGTGTTCGGGTCCTTCCTTGTGATGCCCGAGCATATCTGGAGCGCGGCGGAAGATCCCGCCACGTTTACCTTCTATCCGCCCATTGGCACTGGGCCCTACACGCTTGAGTCCATCGCCACCAACCGCGCGATCTGGACGCGCCGCGATAGCTGGTGGGGGGCCGAGACGGGCTTCATGGACATGCCGGAGCCGCTGCGCGTGGTGTTCCTGGAATCGGGCGGCGAGGAATCGCGCGCGCAATTGATCGCGGCCAATGAGATGGACGCGGCGCAGTCCGTCAGCGTCGGCACGTTCGAGGCCATTCAGGGCCGCAACCCCAACGTGATTTCCTGGGTGGATGGCTATCCATTCTCGGCCGCCGATCCCTGCGCGCGTCAGTTGGAGATCAACACCACGGTCGCGCCCTGGGACAATGCGGCGATGCGCCGGGCGGTGGCGATGATCATCGACCGCACGCAGATCGTGAACATCGCGGCGGAAGGGGCCACCACAGCCAGCCGCACGATGTTCGCCGATTACGGATCGATGGCGCCGTTCATCGACGCGATCGTCGAAGCGGGGCTAGAGTTGCCCGCCACGGCCGATGTCGAAGGCGCGCAGGCGCTGATCGAGGGCGAAGGCTGGGTGCGCAACGGGGATTACTACGAGAAGGACGGGGAGGTGCTTTCCGTCTCGATCCACGTCAACTCGGCCTCGACCGAGTACACCCGGACAATCGACATGATCGTGGAGCAATTGCAGCGGGCGGGCATCGACGCGCGATCCGTGCCCGTGGAGAACAGCGTTTTCTGGGGGGAGATCCTGCCGTTCGGCGCCTACGAGATGTCATATTCGTGGCTGTCGTGCGGGTCGGTTAACGAGCCATGGACATCTATGGCGCGCTACACGGTCGCCGATGTGGTGCCCGCGGGCGAACGCTCGCCGGGGTTCAACAACACGTCGCGCTGGACGGGCCCTGAGGCAGAGGCCTATTCGGCCATCGTCAACGACATGGCCGCGATGCCGCTGGGCGATTCGGCGGTACCGGGGATGGTGGCGGAGGCCTATGGGCATCTGTCAGAGGGAATGCCCTTCATCCCCCTGGTGCAGGCGTTCAAGCTGTTGCCGATGAACACGACCTATTGGGAAGGCTGGCCCACGGCCGAGAACAACTACAACCACCCGTTCTTCTGGTGGGGCTCCGGGCACCAGATCATCCACAATCTGACGGCGGCAGAGTAG
- a CDS encoding ABC transporter permease has translation MTRIPLGYIGNRLFTLALTVFIAATLIWIIPRLSPVDPVDVMLGRMAAGGGTVADSEAIMAQLRESFGLDRPLIVQYLLYVKNTVTFDFGLSTASFPTPVAEMIARALPWTVGLMMVSLIITFIIGNLLGALMVWEHSPGLLKVAIPAVMIFTSIPPILSGLLLMYVFSSQLPWFPLTGAYGLNVEPGWSLEFAGSVLYHGFLPAMSIVIVTFGFWALGMRGLMITVQGEDYTVLAKAKGLKKRYILYQYMIRNAILPQITAFALKIGMLVAGQVLVERIFSYNGMGKLLYDAILVQDFPVIQGVSFVIILMTALAVFLVDLIYPLIDPRIRHGG, from the coding sequence ATGACACGCATCCCGCTTGGCTATATCGGCAACCGGCTGTTCACGCTGGCGTTGACCGTGTTCATTGCGGCGACGCTGATTTGGATCATCCCACGGTTGAGCCCGGTGGACCCGGTGGACGTGATGCTGGGCCGGATGGCAGCCGGCGGCGGCACTGTGGCGGATTCCGAGGCGATCATGGCGCAGTTGCGCGAAAGCTTCGGCCTCGACCGGCCCTTGATCGTGCAATACCTGCTGTACGTGAAAAACACGGTGACGTTCGATTTCGGCCTGTCGACGGCGAGTTTCCCGACGCCGGTGGCCGAGATGATCGCGCGAGCCTTGCCGTGGACGGTGGGGCTGATGATGGTGAGCCTGATCATCACCTTCATCATCGGCAACCTTCTGGGCGCGCTGATGGTGTGGGAGCATTCGCCGGGCCTGTTGAAGGTGGCGATTCCGGCGGTGATGATCTTCACTTCGATCCCGCCGATCCTTTCGGGTCTCTTGCTGATGTATGTCTTCTCCAGCCAGTTGCCGTGGTTCCCCCTGACAGGGGCGTACGGCCTGAACGTGGAGCCGGGGTGGAGCCTGGAATTCGCGGGTTCCGTCCTTTACCACGGGTTCCTGCCCGCGATGTCGATCGTAATCGTGACCTTCGGGTTCTGGGCCCTGGGGATGCGCGGGTTGATGATCACCGTGCAGGGCGAGGATTACACGGTGCTGGCCAAGGCCAAGGGCCTGAAGAAGCGCTATATCCTGTATCAATACATGATCCGAAACGCGATCCTGCCGCAGATCACGGCGTTTGCCCTGAAGATCGGGATGCTGGTGGCCGGACAGGTGCTGGTAGAGCGGATCTTCAGCTACAACGGTATGGGAAAGCTGCTTTACGACGCCATTCTGGTGCAGGATTTCCCGGTAATCCAAGGGGTCAGTTTCGTGATCATCCTGATGACCGCGCTGGCGGTATTCCTTGTCGATCTGATCTATCCGCTGATCGATCCGCGCATTCGGCATGGGGGGTAG
- a CDS encoding ABC transporter permease, producing the protein MSDVAMTRRQKRRMRRFDNPWLNPKLIWGLGLLLGIIALGLLGRVFWDMDLVFTGAGMPRQGPVGIENIRGQVGTLAHPLGTDVSGKDILALLIVGAPNSLYVGVLASLIGMSLGIFLGFSAGFLGGRTDDVIRVGSDVMITIPPLLILVVVQAAFGDISLTLMALLIAGFVWQSPTRLIRAQVLSMREAGYVQMARLSGASTFHIMFREMLPNLVPYLFGSFIANVTTSIVTAVGLEVLGLGPQRVPTLGRVIYDAINSGALIQNMWWWWGFPTILLAVMFIGLLLVNLGLDEVSNPRLRRL; encoded by the coding sequence ATGAGCGATGTTGCAATGACCCGCCGCCAGAAGCGTCGCATGCGTCGCTTCGACAATCCCTGGCTGAACCCCAAGTTGATCTGGGGGCTGGGGCTGTTGCTGGGCATTATCGCCCTTGGCCTTCTGGGGCGGGTGTTCTGGGATATGGACCTGGTTTTCACCGGGGCGGGGATGCCGAGGCAAGGCCCGGTGGGGATCGAGAACATCCGGGGACAGGTCGGCACGCTGGCGCATCCGTTGGGCACCGACGTGTCGGGCAAGGATATTCTGGCGCTGCTGATCGTGGGCGCGCCAAACTCGCTTTACGTGGGCGTGTTGGCCTCGCTGATCGGCATGTCGCTGGGGATCTTCCTGGGGTTTTCGGCGGGTTTTCTGGGCGGCCGCACCGATGACGTGATCCGCGTGGGTTCAGACGTGATGATCACGATCCCGCCGCTTCTGATCCTTGTGGTGGTGCAGGCCGCGTTCGGGGACATCTCCCTGACCCTCATGGCGCTGCTGATCGCGGGGTTCGTCTGGCAATCGCCCACGCGCCTGATCCGGGCGCAAGTGTTGTCGATGCGTGAGGCGGGATACGTGCAGATGGCGCGATTGTCCGGCGCTTCGACCTTCCACATCATGTTCCGCGAGATGCTGCCCAACCTGGTGCCCTATCTGTTCGGGTCGTTCATCGCCAATGTCACCACTTCCATCGTGACGGCGGTGGGCCTGGAGGTGTTGGGCCTTGGGCCGCAGCGGGTGCCGACACTGGGCCGGGTGATCTATGACGCGATCAACTCGGGCGCGCTGATCCAGAACATGTGGTGGTGGTGGGGCTTCCCGACGATCCTTCTGGCGGTGATGTTCATCGGGTTGTTGCTGGTGAACCTTGGCCTTGATGAAGTGTCCAATCCCCGGTTGCGGAGGCTTTAG
- a CDS encoding ABC transporter ATP-binding protein codes for MTILDIRNLHIDFPTTKGVVHAVTDVSLSVEKGRRIGFIGESGSGKTTTALAAMRMLAAPGVVAKGEILLHSLDQLDVLALSDEEMRQVRLSKISYIPQGAMNSLNPVMRVENQIWDGIVAHEGALTASELKKRSDAVLEGVGLDPAIVARLYPHELSGGMKQRVCIAIGVALNPDLIIADEPTSALDVITQRHVMQTLREVQGRIGAGLILIGHDMGLMAQSVDELAVLRKGELVEYGAVRQVLEAPKHPYTKELISSVPLVGGASFLNTHDAVPEVAQESEALLELDGVAKRYGRVTALHPMSFRLDGAAPKIISIVGQSGSGKSTMGSLMLGFTGPSEGHVRFKGQDVNAMNASAKLAFRKQVQAVFQDPYACFNPFYRVDHALRFPYENFGMKGDVQAAMEEACTSVGLDPGLVLGRYPHQLSGGQRQRLIVARALMLSPRLLIADEPVSMVDASLRATILANIHDLKEKHGISVIYITHDLATAYHVSDYVMVLYKGHVVEAGPPKAVIGDPQHAYTRLLIASIPWPDMDRDWGSAEDARTALDALGRIGGTPETVYRGSIPGFELGQG; via the coding sequence ATGACCATCCTCGATATCCGCAACCTGCACATCGATTTCCCCACCACCAAGGGGGTCGTCCATGCCGTCACCGACGTCTCCTTGAGTGTGGAGAAGGGGCGCCGGATCGGCTTCATCGGCGAGAGCGGCTCGGGCAAGACCACGACGGCTCTGGCGGCGATGCGGATGCTGGCCGCACCGGGTGTCGTGGCCAAGGGCGAGATCCTGCTGCACTCGCTGGATCAGCTGGACGTGCTGGCCCTGAGCGATGAGGAGATGCGGCAGGTGCGCCTGTCGAAGATCAGCTATATCCCGCAGGGCGCGATGAACTCGCTCAACCCCGTGATGCGGGTCGAGAACCAGATCTGGGACGGGATCGTGGCCCATGAGGGCGCGTTGACGGCGTCTGAGTTGAAGAAACGCTCGGACGCGGTGCTGGAGGGGGTGGGGCTGGACCCGGCGATTGTCGCGCGCCTCTATCCCCACGAGTTGAGCGGCGGCATGAAACAGCGCGTGTGCATCGCCATCGGCGTGGCCCTGAACCCGGACCTGATCATTGCCGATGAGCCGACAAGCGCGCTTGACGTCATCACCCAGCGCCACGTGATGCAAACCCTGCGAGAGGTGCAGGGGCGGATTGGTGCGGGGTTGATCCTGATCGGGCATGACATGGGATTGATGGCACAATCGGTCGATGAACTTGCGGTGCTGCGCAAAGGCGAGTTGGTGGAATACGGGGCGGTGCGGCAGGTGCTGGAAGCCCCGAAGCATCCCTACACGAAAGAGCTGATCTCCAGTGTGCCGCTGGTTGGGGGGGCCAGTTTCCTCAACACCCACGATGCGGTGCCCGAGGTGGCACAGGAATCCGAGGCGCTGCTGGAACTTGACGGCGTCGCCAAGCGCTATGGCCGGGTAACGGCGCTGCATCCGATGTCTTTTCGGCTGGACGGGGCGGCGCCCAAGATCATCTCCATCGTCGGGCAATCGGGGTCGGGCAAGTCGACCATGGGAAGCCTGATGCTGGGATTTACCGGCCCTAGCGAGGGCCATGTGCGGTTCAAGGGGCAGGACGTGAACGCGATGAATGCAAGCGCCAAGCTGGCGTTTCGCAAGCAGGTGCAGGCGGTGTTCCAGGACCCCTATGCGTGCTTCAACCCGTTCTACCGGGTCGATCACGCGCTCAGGTTTCCGTATGAGAATTTCGGGATGAAGGGCGATGTTCAGGCCGCGATGGAAGAGGCCTGCACCTCGGTCGGCCTCGACCCCGGCCTGGTGCTGGGGCGCTATCCCCACCAGTTGTCCGGCGGGCAGCGGCAGCGGCTGATCGTGGCCCGTGCCCTGATGCTGTCGCCCCGCCTGCTGATCGCGGATGAGCCGGTCAGCATGGTGGACGCCAGCCTGCGAGCCACAATCCTGGCCAATATCCACGACCTCAAGGAAAAGCACGGCATCTCGGTCATCTACATCACCCATGACCTGGCGACGGCGTATCATGTCAGCGACTACGTGATGGTCCTCTACAAGGGTCATGTGGTGGAGGCCGGGCCGCCCAAGGCGGTGATCGGTGATCCACAGCACGCCTACACACGGCTTCTGATCGCCTCTATCCCCTGGCCCGACATGGACCGCGATTGGGGCAGCGCGGAGGATGCGCGCACCGCGTTGGACGCGCTGGGGCGGATCGGCGGGACGCCCGAAACGGTCTATCGCGGGTCGATCCCGGGGTTCGAATTGGGGCAAGGGTAG